From Zingiber officinale cultivar Zhangliang chromosome 5B, Zo_v1.1, whole genome shotgun sequence, the proteins below share one genomic window:
- the LOC121984024 gene encoding release factor glutamine methyltransferase-like, producing MTLRFPFSICSPLPPNLASSLRRRFSASTPPAATALSFSPPPPSPTAEHLNPLFLRPLSFTASRSDLLDFRRWAESLALAAAPRLSSDGGPGEDLLRRELAWMLEDAAADPGVGAVRLRVELEELYRLWRERIEERRPLQYIVGCEHWRDLVLAVKDGVLIPRPETEMVVDLVAEVEGFEQGLWADLGTGSGAISVGIGRMLREGGRVFATDLSPIALGIARLNVERYGLKDKIELRQGSWFEPLRDVEGKLTGLVSNPPYIPSGNIPGLQAEVCQHEPELALDGGADGTDHLLHLCQGSASALRSGGFFAFETNGDEQTKLIANLMTTRWAKLFHSVKIVPDFAGIERFVTGFRR from the exons ATGACGCTTCGCTTTCCATTCTCTATCTGCTCGCCTCTCCCACCCAACCTCGCTTCGTCCCTCCGCCGCCGTTTCTCCGCCTCTACTCCGCCCGCTGCCACCGCCCTTTCCTTCTCTCCGCCGCCGCCATCCCCCACAGCCGAGCATCTAAACCCGCTCTTCCTCCGTCCCCTGTCCTTCACTGCCTCCCGCTCCGACCTCCTCGACTTCCGCCGCTGGGCCGAATCCCTCGCCCTCGCCGCCGCCCCCCGCCTCAGCTCCGACGGAGGACCAGGGGAAGACCTCCTCCGCCGCGAACTCGCGTGGATGCTCGAGGATGCCGCAGCTGACCCCGGCGTCGGCGCGGTCCGGCTCCGGGTCGAGCTGGAGGAGCTCTACCGCCTGTGGAGGGAGAGGATCGAGGAGAGGCGGCCGCTTCAGTACATCGTCGGGTGCGAGCACTGGCGGGACTTGGTCTTGGCGGTGAAAGATGGGGTTTTGATACCGAGGCCGGAGACGGAGATGGTGGTGGATCTGGTCGCCGAGGTGGAGGGCTTCGAGCAGGGCTTGTGGGCCGACCTGGGCACCGGGAGCGGAGCCATTTCTGTCGGAATTGGGAGGATGTTGCGGGAGGGAGGGAGAGTCTTCGCCACGGATCTGAGTCCTATTGCGTTGGGGATAGCAAGGCTCAATGTGGAGAGGTATGGATTAAAG GATAAAATTGAGTTAAGGCAAGGTTCCTGGTTTGAACCTCTGCGAGATGTCGAAGGCAAACTTACAGGTCTGGTCAGCAACCCTCCATACATTCCCAGTGGCAATATTCCCGGTCTACAAGCAGAAGTTTGTCAGCATGAGCCAGAGCTTGCCCTAGACGGAGGTGCAGATGGCACGGACCATCTCCTTCATCTGTGCCAGGGCTCTGCTTCTGCACTCAGATCCGGTGGCTTCTTTGCTTTCGAG ACGAATGGCGACGAGCAAACGAAGTTAATTGCGAATTTGATGACGACGAGGTGGGCGAAGCTCTTCCACAGCGTGAAGATCGTGCCGGACTTTGCAGGGATCGAGAGGTTTGTGACTGGATTTCGCAGATGA
- the LOC121984032 gene encoding vacuolar protein sorting-associated protein 2 homolog 2-like — MNIFKKKTSPKDALRTSKREMAVATRGVEREIASLQLEERKLVAEIKKTAQTGNEAATRILARQLVRLRQQITNLQGSRAQIRGIATHTQAMYASTSISTGMKGASKAMAAMNKQMEPGKQAKLMKEFQKQSSQMDMTLEMMSETIDETLDKDEAEEETEELTNQVLDEIGVDVASQLSSAPKGRIAVNSKRADAVTRNVVQDNSHVDDLEKRMASLRRL; from the exons ATGAACATTTTCAAGAAGAAGACTTCTCCCAAAG ATGCTCTCAGAACGAGTAAAAGAGAAATGGCAGTCGCCACAAGAG GTGTTGAACGAGAGATTGCTTCCCTGCAGTTAGAG GAGAGAAAACTAGTTGCAGAAATCAAGAAGACTGCGCAAACTGGGAATGAG GCTGCCACCCGGATTTTAGCTCGTCAGCTTGTTCGTCTAAGGCAGCAAATTACTAATCTGCAAGGCAGTCGTGCTCAGATAAGAGGCATAGCAACACACACTCAG GCAATGTATGCAAGCACCTCAATTTCCACAGGAATGAAAGGTGCAAGCAAGGCAATGGCTGCTATGAACAAG CAAATGGAACCAGGGAAGCAGGCAAAACTCATGAAAGAATTCCAGAAGCAATCCTCACAGATGGACATGACA CTTGAAATGATGTCAGAGACCATTGATGAAACTTTGGACAAAGATGAAGCAGAAGAAGAAACAGAAGAGTTGACGAACCAG GTGCTTGATGAAATTGGTGTTGATGTTGCTTCACAG CTATCTTCGGCTCCCAAAGGCCGGATTGCCGTCAACAGCAAGAGAGCTGATGCTGTCACAAG GAATGTAGTTCAAGATAATTCTCATGTTGATGATCTTGAGAAGCGAATGGCATCACTGCGGCGTCTCTAG